A single Populus nigra chromosome 13, ddPopNigr1.1, whole genome shotgun sequence DNA region contains:
- the LOC133671510 gene encoding metacaspase-1-like, with protein sequence MNPIPTYEQFGNKDRSIEKLIVKAKEKISGSGTINDVKSMRELLILNFGFKEENILVLTEQEIEPELIPTKKNILKSLEWLVKGCQAGDSLVFYFSGHGLSQPDFEGDERDGFAENICPVDFMTEGMIVDNDINATIVWPLKKGVTLHAIVDACHSGTVLDLEHVYNRQENKWEDNSPLSGNARKHPDGGLAISLSACLDNQVAADTTAFTGKTMNGAMTFLLIKILKKYHGATYGDLLDMMHEELEKVNESRCFAEKILKKITKNMLLQKPQISASKPFDVYKEHFVL encoded by the exons ATGAATCCAATTCCCACCTATGAACAATTCGGTAACAAAGATCGGAGCATCGAAAAGTTAATCGTTAAGGCAAAGGAAAAGATATCAG GATCGGGGACAATCAATGATGTGAAGAGCATGAGAGAATTGTTGATCCTCAATTTTGGCTTCAAGGAGGAGAACATTCTGGTTCTGACAG AGCAGGAGATAGAACCAGAACTAAttccaacaaagaaaaacatcctGAAATCCCTGGAATGGCTCGTGAAGGGCTGTCAAGCGGGTGACTCCCTCGTGTTCTACTTCTCCGGCCATGGCTTAAGTCAACCAGATTTTGAAGGCGATGAGCGAGATGGGTTTGCCGAAAATATTTGTCCGGTGGATTTCATGACCGAAGGCATGATCGTTGACAATGATATTAATGCAACCATTGTTTGGCCGCTCAAAAAAGGTGTCACTCTTCATGCAATTGTCGATGCCTGTCACAGCGGAACTGTCCTTGATCTTGAGCATGTCTACAATAGGCAAGA AAACAAATGGGAAGATAACAGCCCTCTATCTGGAAATGCTAGGAAACATCCGGATGGTGGATTGGCAATATCTCTCAGTGCTTGTCTTGATAATCAAGTTGCTGCTGATACCACC GCATTCACAGGAAAGACAATGAATGGAGCTATGACCttccttttaattaaaattctgaAGAAATATCACGGAGCAACATATGGTGACCTACTTGATATGATGCATGAAGAATTGGAGAAAGTTAATGAAAGCAGATGCTTTGctgaaaaaatcttaaaaaaaataacgaaaaaCATGTTATTGCAG AAGCCTCAGATTTCAGCTTCCAAACCATTCGATGTTTACAAGGAACATTTTGTTCTGTAA
- the LOC133671078 gene encoding metacaspase-1-like has translation MHCACYSALNKVLLSLSFSAAKESFIYYIYTASMDNNRYQIMMEARGVVCCKCRQRLSLLTQNSTGVKCPICNMMNPVPICERSRSKDVKAKKKISDDHLISSEKTESLNKMPSPLEISRSSSGTGTARKRALLIGVTYKRKHMLKGTINDVKSMRGFLINNFGFKEENILVLTEQYTTKKNILQSMEWLVKDCQAGDSLVFYFSGHGLRQPDFERDERDGFDENICPVDFMTEGMIRDNEINSLIVWPLKKDVTLHAIVDACHSGTILDLEHVYNREQKKWEDNSPPSGNARKHTDGGLAISVSACLDNENAADTSAFTKTMNGALTYLLIYFLKKYPGLTYGDLLDLMHEELSKFNEGGCLPAKFLRKIFNDLLSQSPQISSSQPFDVYKRHFIL, from the exons ATGCATTGCGCCTGCTATTCAGCTCTCAACAAAGTTTTGTTAAGCCTTTCTTTCTCGGCTGCGAAGGAATCCttcatttattatatatatactgcTTCTATGGATAACAATAGATACCAGATTATGATGGAAGCTAGAGGTGTTGTGTGCTGCAAATGTAGGCAACGATTATCATTATTGACACAAAATTCCACTGGAGTAAAGTGCCCAATCTGCAATATGATGAATCCAGTTCCAATCTGTGAACGATCACGTAGCAAGGATGTAAAGGCAAAGAAAAAGATATCAGATGATCACTTGATTAGTAGCGAAAAGACAGAGTCGTTGAATAAGATGCCCTCCCCTTTGGAAATTTCGCGGTCATCATCAGGGACAGGGACAGCAAGGAAGCGAGCACTGCTAATCGGAGTGACTTACAAAAGGAAGCACATGCTTAAGGGGACTATCAATGATGTGAAGAGCATGAGAGGATTTTTGATCAACAATTTTGGTTTCAAAGAGGAGAACATTCTGGTTCTTACAG AACAgtatacaacaaagaaaaacatactGCAATCCATGGAATGGCTCGTCAAGGACTGCCAGGCAGGTGACTCCCTCGTGTTCTACTTCTCCGGTCATGGCTTACGTCAACCAGATTTTGAACGCGATGAGCGAGATGggtttgatgaaaatatttgcCCAGTTGATTTCATGACAGAAGGTATGATCCGGGACAATGAAATCAATTCCCTCATAGTTTGGCCGCTGAAAAAGGATGTTACTCTTCATGCAATTGTCGATGCTTGTCACAGTGGAACTATCCTTGATCTTGAACATGTCTACAATAGGGAACA AAAGAAATGGGAAGATAACAGCCCTCCATCTGGTAATGCAAGGAAACACACGGATGGTGGATTGGCAATTTCAGTCAGTGCTTGTCTGGATAATGAAAATGCTGCCGATACCTCT GCATTCACAAAGACAATGAATGGTGCTCTGACCTACCTTTTAATATACTTTCTGAAGAAATATCCTGGATTAACATATGGTGACCTACTTGACTTGATGCATGAAGAGTTGAGCAAATTTAACGAAGGTGGATGCCTTCCTGCAAAATTCTTGAGAAAAATATTCAACGACCTGTTATCGCAG AGTCCTCAAATTTCATCTTCCCAACCATTCGATGTTTACAAGAGACATTTTATCTTGTAA